Proteins encoded by one window of Rhodopirellula islandica:
- a CDS encoding DUF1552 domain-containing protein, which produces MTKPKNLGRRRFVIRSLAGSLALPGLPSLMADTVDRNSPVQATRGAGTGTRRFVAVGNLLGFQQKHFFPETPGRDFEETTLLKPLAENRDHINVYRGLDHGIRGGHFAVHTFLSGVLHHESKHRRDGNVTIDQFLADEVGKQTRFASLTVGSEGGIHGGCQMSWTKSGVRVPPITGPAELFDRLFMTESKQRRSQMVNENALQASILDSITEEAGALSKRVNQEDRSKLDEYFSSIREVEKQLEVRRRWADQPKPEAPFEKPADTNTVDDLPMLYELISLALQTDSTRIATLEIGGSFLPQNLGIDKSYHSLSHHGNDEETVAHLITLETYQLEQFGKFLTRLAGIQDGEQTLLDSTAVLFGSGMGNGSSHTNSDLPIVLAGGGYGRGEFKKVGSGNRNKIPLCNLYVDIAQKMGVQTDSFGTSTGTFS; this is translated from the coding sequence ATGACAAAACCAAAGAATCTCGGCCGGCGTCGCTTCGTCATTCGTTCCCTTGCTGGGTCACTCGCGTTGCCAGGATTGCCGTCGTTGATGGCCGATACCGTCGATCGCAACTCACCGGTTCAGGCAACGCGTGGTGCGGGCACCGGGACACGTCGGTTCGTTGCCGTTGGGAACTTACTCGGCTTTCAGCAAAAGCATTTTTTTCCGGAAACACCTGGACGTGATTTCGAAGAGACGACGCTGTTGAAGCCGTTGGCAGAAAACCGCGACCACATCAATGTGTATCGAGGCTTGGATCATGGGATTCGCGGCGGGCACTTCGCAGTGCACACGTTTTTATCGGGCGTGCTGCACCACGAATCCAAGCATCGCCGCGATGGCAATGTGACGATTGACCAATTCCTCGCCGATGAAGTTGGCAAGCAAACTCGGTTTGCGTCGTTGACGGTGGGATCGGAAGGCGGCATTCATGGCGGGTGTCAAATGTCGTGGACCAAATCTGGCGTTCGCGTGCCACCGATCACTGGGCCAGCCGAGTTGTTTGACCGTCTGTTCATGACGGAGTCGAAGCAACGACGCTCGCAGATGGTCAATGAGAACGCTTTGCAAGCATCGATTCTCGACTCGATCACCGAAGAAGCTGGGGCGCTTTCGAAGCGAGTCAATCAAGAGGACCGATCGAAGCTCGATGAGTACTTCAGCTCGATTCGCGAAGTGGAAAAACAGCTGGAAGTCCGCCGACGTTGGGCTGATCAGCCGAAACCGGAAGCTCCATTTGAGAAACCAGCGGACACCAACACGGTGGACGATCTTCCCATGTTGTATGAGCTGATCTCGCTGGCCTTGCAAACCGACTCGACACGGATCGCGACCCTGGAAATCGGTGGGAGTTTCTTGCCGCAGAATCTGGGAATTGACAAGTCTTATCACAGCCTTTCGCATCATGGCAACGACGAGGAAACGGTCGCACATCTGATCACGCTGGAAACCTACCAACTGGAACAGTTCGGGAAGTTTCTGACTCGTCTGGCAGGAATCCAGGACGGTGAGCAGACGTTGCTCGACTCAACCGCCGTGCTCTTCGGCAGCGGCATGGGCAACGGCAGTTCTCACACAAACTCGGATTTGCCGATTGTTTTGGCGGGCGGTGGTTATGGTCGTGGTGAATTCAAGAAGGTTGGATCGGGCAACCGAAACAAAATTCCTTTGTGCAATCTGTATGTTGACATTGCTCAGAAGATGGGGGTCCAAACGGATTCGTTCGGCACCAGCACCGGGACCTTCTCTTAA
- a CDS encoding purple acid phosphatase family protein: MLGSGAVRADAPLTGTQPAQWRVIWTADPATQATVSWSTKEAGSSHSVRFRVRGSEDSPAEQLAESGRYTGGEFESYYHHVRLTDLLPATAYEVQMVSDGNESPGFYFVTAPATDRAFSILHGGDSRSDQDARRRMNKMIAGLVVDSYDNDDLADDILAFAHGGDYIVTGTKMELWSMWLSDHELTTAPDGRLLPIIPARGNHDKGKPFNEVFGFPDGDLNYFGFDIGPQVRFTTLNSETSTAGDQAHWLKAELKESRPTHRWLVTQYHRPVFPAVKTPGSGLKSWVPLFEKYDVDLVCEADGHNIKRTVPIRDGKHDETGVVYIGEGGLGVPQRTPKTDRWFLESPGMADQGNHVFVLKFTRDALQGTCLLEDGTVRDQFTRPVRE, encoded by the coding sequence ATGCTGGGAAGTGGGGCAGTCCGCGCGGATGCTCCCCTGACCGGAACCCAACCAGCTCAGTGGCGTGTCATTTGGACCGCTGACCCGGCGACCCAAGCCACCGTTTCTTGGAGCACGAAAGAAGCGGGGAGCTCGCACTCCGTTCGGTTTCGCGTCCGAGGCAGCGAGGACAGTCCGGCCGAGCAATTGGCCGAATCGGGACGCTACACCGGCGGCGAATTCGAGTCGTATTACCATCACGTTCGTTTGACGGACTTGCTGCCTGCGACGGCGTACGAGGTGCAAATGGTCAGCGACGGGAATGAGTCGCCTGGGTTCTATTTTGTGACGGCCCCGGCAACGGACCGTGCATTCAGCATCTTGCATGGGGGGGATTCCCGATCCGATCAAGACGCCCGCCGGCGGATGAACAAAATGATCGCCGGGTTGGTCGTGGATTCCTATGACAACGATGACTTGGCCGATGACATTTTGGCGTTCGCCCACGGCGGAGATTACATCGTCACGGGAACCAAGATGGAACTTTGGTCGATGTGGTTGTCCGACCATGAATTGACGACCGCGCCTGACGGTCGCTTGCTGCCGATCATCCCGGCTCGTGGCAACCACGACAAAGGGAAACCGTTCAACGAAGTGTTTGGTTTTCCCGATGGCGATCTGAATTACTTTGGGTTCGACATCGGTCCTCAGGTTCGCTTCACGACACTGAATTCCGAGACCAGCACGGCGGGCGATCAGGCACATTGGTTGAAGGCGGAGCTGAAGGAATCGCGTCCCACTCATCGCTGGTTGGTCACTCAGTACCATCGCCCGGTTTTTCCCGCGGTCAAAACACCCGGTTCCGGCTTGAAGAGTTGGGTGCCGTTGTTTGAAAAGTACGACGTGGATTTGGTCTGCGAAGCGGATGGGCACAACATCAAACGCACGGTTCCGATCCGTGATGGAAAGCACGATGAAACCGGCGTCGTCTACATCGGCGAAGGAGGCTTGGGCGTGCCACAACGGACTCCCAAGACCGACCGTTGGTTCTTGGAGTCACCAGGGATGGCCGATCAAGGCAACCATGTGTTTGTCTTGAAATTCACCCGGGACGCGTTGCAGGGCACCTGCTTGCTAGAAGATGGAACGGTCCGCGACCAGTTTACACGCCCGGTCCGCGAGTAG